From the genome of Scytonema hofmannii PCC 7110, one region includes:
- a CDS encoding cupin domain-containing protein gives MAHDGTTTLPTQYNTSAENLTEEDTLVANSEMPMQYNTSAENLTVEDTLVANSEMPMQYNTSAENLTAEDTLVGNPEEPVVLPDINRPGYWLVGDHATFVADGEDTNGQYSLFDFYTLPQGGPFPHIHRTENEFAYILDGEISYQLNDEVITATPGTFVYKHQDDIHGFVNLGDTPSRHLEFTLPPGLENAFATVGVPGSILEPPPNEIPPSEILDNYTEVLAEYGVEAQNSIIFPSAGLNETLTGVPEVTLLRPGQADTAVSATLALSNGTAIPVDFAAGERTKTVEIPVDGSEVPGQTLELAITNPTDGAIVGLLQDELVLTFGEDNTYTLENGDKPDSFPTILPNDEERLKVSLGNDEYTFVATAADTDGKISLLDVSVRPGTQNESLLSAPTDLGFYVVDGNVTFELGDESFTAAQDTFVFLPEGNSFALTNQGTLPARTLAFSTSPEIEEYIASMGIGDTQSNSPLSIMEPPLTSDLSTMISTESLV, from the coding sequence ATGGCACACGATGGAACAACAACACTTCCAACTCAGTACAACACAAGCGCAGAAAATCTTACAGAAGAAGACACATTGGTAGCCAATTCTGAGATGCCAATGCAGTACAACACGAGCGCAGAAAATCTCACAGTAGAAGACACATTGGTAGCTAATTCTGAGATGCCAATGCAGTACAACACGAGCGCAGAAAATCTCACAGCAGAAGACACATTGGTAGGAAATCCTGAAGAGCCAGTCGTACTACCCGATATAAATCGACCGGGTTACTGGTTAGTTGGCGATCACGCTACTTTTGTTGCAGATGGCGAAGATACCAACGGGCAATACTCTCTGTTTGACTTCTACACTCTTCCCCAGGGCGGTCCTTTTCCCCACATCCACCGTACAGAAAATGAGTTTGCCTATATCCTAGATGGAGAAATTTCTTACCAACTGAATGACGAAGTTATCACTGCAACTCCTGGAACATTTGTCTACAAACACCAAGATGATATTCATGGATTTGTCAACTTAGGTGACACACCATCACGGCATTTAGAGTTTACTTTACCACCAGGTTTGGAGAACGCATTTGCAACAGTTGGTGTACCCGGCTCAATTTTAGAACCACCTCCCAACGAAATTCCCCCTAGCGAAATCTTAGATAACTACACAGAGGTTTTAGCTGAATATGGAGTAGAGGCTCAAAATTCAATCATCTTCCCTTCAGCCGGACTCAATGAGACACTAACTGGTGTTCCTGAAGTGACATTACTTCGTCCCGGTCAAGCAGATACAGCAGTGAGTGCAACACTTGCTCTGAGTAACGGTACTGCAATTCCAGTTGATTTTGCCGCAGGGGAAAGAACAAAAACCGTAGAGATTCCCGTTGACGGTTCTGAAGTACCTGGACAAACTCTTGAATTAGCTATCACCAATCCCACAGACGGTGCTATTGTTGGGCTATTACAAGACGAACTTGTTCTCACTTTTGGAGAAGACAATACCTACACTTTAGAAAACGGGGATAAACCCGACAGTTTTCCAACAATACTGCCAAACGACGAAGAACGTCTGAAAGTGTCCTTAGGTAACGACGAGTATACCTTTGTCGCAACTGCAGCAGATACAGATGGAAAAATTTCCCTGCTTGATGTTTCCGTTCGACCGGGAACTCAAAACGAATCCCTGCTTTCTGCACCTACAGATTTAGGATTTTATGTCGTAGATGGGAATGTGACATTTGAGCTTGGAGATGAATCATTTACAGCTGCTCAAGACACTTTTGTCTTTCTACCTGAAGGTAACTCCTTTGCATTAACAAATCAAGGAACGCTACCTGCAAGAACACTTGCATTCTCTACATCTCCAGAAATTGAGGAATATATTGCAAGCATGGGTATAGGTGATACCCAATCTAATTCTCCTCTCTCAATCATGGAACCCCCGTTGACATCCGACCTCAGTACAATGATTTCAACAGAGTCCTTGGTTTAA
- a CDS encoding DoxX family protein: MLKYIPLIARSSLSSVFLESGVNKILHPVATQQFMAAHGMPFTGLFLVSAIVLELVAGLAVLLGYKARWAAIALIKFLITVTFIFHTNFSDPMQIGQFMKNLAILGGLMMVVQYGPGAVSFDHRTTIVNLKKGVGSRE; the protein is encoded by the coding sequence ATGCTCAAGTATATTCCACTCATTGCACGCTCTTCACTATCCTCCGTTTTTCTTGAATCTGGCGTCAACAAGATTTTGCATCCCGTTGCAACACAACAATTTATGGCTGCTCATGGGATGCCTTTCACAGGTCTATTTTTAGTCAGTGCTATTGTCCTTGAACTAGTTGCTGGGCTAGCAGTATTACTGGGTTACAAAGCTCGTTGGGCTGCGATCGCACTCATCAAGTTTTTGATTACTGTCACATTTATTTTCCACACAAATTTTTCCGATCCTATGCAGATAGGTCAGTTCATGAAGAATTTGGCTATTTTAGGTGGATTGATGATGGTAGTTCAATATGGACCGGGAGCAGTGAGTTTTGACCACCGAACCACTATAGTGAATTTGAAGAAGGGAGTAGGGAGTAGGGAATAG
- a CDS encoding alcohol dehydrogenase: MGLMKAVQVSRPGGDFEVVEREIPEPQHNQVRVKIEACGICHGDVFVKEGFWHGLKYPRIPGHEIVGSIDKVGEGVTTWQQGQRVGVGWHGGHCFQCEPCLQGDFSNCQNSAITGIDFDGGYAEYTVVPSSALASIPEDFSSIEAAPLLCAGITTFNALRNSGARVGDIVAVQGVGGLGHLAIQFARKMGFKTVAVSRGQDKKKLALEMGASEYVDTELVDAAQALIDMGGAKVILATAPNSKAMSSLVNGLAVNGKLLIVGASGEPLEISPIQLIKGRKSVQGWHSGHAKDSEETLSFCMISEIRPLIEVFSLENVAEAYKRMLYNKARFRVVLQISP, encoded by the coding sequence ATGGGTTTAATGAAAGCAGTTCAGGTCAGCAGACCTGGTGGAGATTTTGAAGTTGTCGAACGGGAAATTCCCGAACCCCAACACAATCAAGTCCGCGTCAAAATAGAAGCCTGTGGTATCTGCCATGGTGATGTGTTTGTCAAAGAAGGTTTTTGGCACGGGCTAAAATATCCCCGCATACCAGGTCATGAGATTGTTGGGTCTATTGATAAAGTCGGAGAAGGCGTCACCACTTGGCAGCAAGGGCAACGTGTAGGTGTTGGCTGGCATGGTGGGCATTGTTTCCAGTGTGAACCTTGTCTTCAAGGCGACTTTAGCAATTGCCAAAATTCTGCAATCACAGGAATAGATTTTGATGGCGGTTATGCAGAATATACAGTTGTACCAAGCTCAGCACTCGCTAGCATTCCAGAAGACTTTAGTTCCATTGAAGCAGCACCTTTATTATGTGCTGGAATTACAACCTTTAATGCCTTACGCAATTCTGGAGCAAGAGTAGGTGATATTGTTGCCGTACAAGGAGTCGGCGGATTGGGACATTTAGCCATTCAGTTTGCCCGTAAAATGGGTTTTAAAACGGTGGCAGTATCACGCGGACAAGATAAGAAAAAACTTGCCCTCGAAATGGGTGCTTCTGAATATGTTGACACTGAATTAGTTGATGCTGCACAAGCACTCATTGATATGGGGGGAGCAAAGGTTATCCTAGCCACAGCACCAAATAGCAAAGCAATGTCTTCTTTAGTTAATGGGTTAGCTGTTAATGGCAAGTTGTTAATTGTAGGGGCATCAGGAGAACCATTAGAAATATCTCCAATACAGTTAATTAAAGGCAGAAAATCCGTTCAAGGATGGCATAGCGGACACGCTAAAGATTCAGAAGAAACCTTAAGCTTTTGCATGATAAGTGAAATCCGTCCCTTAATTGAAGTATTTTCATTAGAAAATGTGGCAGAAGCTTACAAACGAATGCTCTACAACAAAGCTCGTTTTCGAGTAGTTTTGCAAATTTCCCCATAG
- a CDS encoding Crp/Fnr family transcriptional regulator, with the protein MNAIDTDFLSQFNDLPFFSIPQTQRQKLFSHGKLRKVQSGERLIEEGTTEPILLILFEGVCQVRKLAPEHELSQFREVTLRRTLAPAIFGEMSFIESRPHSSSVVATTSCLVWELTSEAFHRFMDGNINLGIAIKRSFTYLIAQRLRETETALAAMLTYQDAVSLKYNDISFDDCSHS; encoded by the coding sequence ATGAACGCAATTGATACCGATTTTCTCAGCCAATTTAACGATCTGCCTTTCTTCTCGATACCACAAACTCAGCGACAAAAATTGTTCTCTCATGGTAAATTACGCAAAGTTCAATCTGGTGAAAGATTGATTGAAGAAGGCACCACAGAACCAATTCTTCTCATCCTTTTTGAAGGAGTCTGCCAGGTTCGCAAACTTGCACCAGAACATGAATTGAGCCAATTTCGAGAAGTCACTTTACGGCGTACACTTGCGCCTGCGATTTTTGGTGAAATGTCTTTTATTGAGAGTAGACCTCATTCATCTTCTGTAGTAGCTACAACATCTTGTTTGGTCTGGGAATTGACTTCTGAAGCTTTCCACCGATTTATGGACGGCAATATCAATCTTGGCATAGCGATCAAGCGCAGTTTTACTTATTTGATTGCACAGCGTTTACGCGAGACCGAGACAGCATTAGCCGCTATGCTTACCTATCAAGACGCAGTTTCCTTGAAATACAACGACATCAGTTTTGACGATTGTTCTCACTCCTAA
- a CDS encoding heavy-metal-associated domain-containing protein, translating into MAFQLTIPKMACSACANKIIKAIQSIDPNATVQTEPKLKLVSVATKVSEVTIRQALVTIGYPAI; encoded by the coding sequence ATGGCATTCCAATTAACAATTCCAAAAATGGCTTGTTCTGCCTGTGCAAACAAGATTATCAAAGCAATTCAATCCATCGATCCGAACGCTACAGTGCAAACAGAACCAAAACTAAAGCTTGTGAGTGTCGCTACAAAAGTATCAGAAGTCACAATCAGACAAGCACTAGTCACAATTGGTTATCCTGCCATTTAA
- a CDS encoding heavy metal translocating P-type ATPase, translating to METLTLKLSGMSCAACAHSVEAAISSVPGVLQCNVNFGAEIATVRYEKWRTNLEKIQAAINDAGYSSYSGSDEVINTVEEDAKSAAYLAKSRNLTRKLIFASIHSIQILLGSLPHMIGMHLSFVPSVLSNHWVQLLLATPVQFWCGAFFYRNAWKAFKHRTATMDTLVVLGTSAAYFYSLFVTVFPELFTSHGLMADVYYEAATVVITLILLGRLLEHHAKSQTYESIRKLMGLQPKTACIIRDSVEIHIPIQEVTVGDVILVRPGEKIPVDGEVIDGLSSVDEAMITGESMPVKKQPPDEVIGATINKTGFLMFRATRVGRDTVLSQIVKLVQEAQGSKAPIQRLADRVTGWFVPAVIAIAIVTFLIWFSIVGNLTLALITAIGVLIIACPCALGLATPTSVMVGTGIGAEHGILIKGAESLELAHKIETIVLDKTGTLTEGKPTVTDFFTTKGTQDNNELKLLQMVAAVEQDSEHPLAEAIIKYAKSQGIDTRKLQSLRARNFQAFPGMGIQGGVSGCLLQIGTQRWLEEQGINTYRFHKQKTILEATGKTLVWIAVDGSIQGLVGISDALKPSSKEVVRTLQKMGLEVIMLTGDNRASAIAMALQLGIKRVFAEVRPNQKAQVIQSLQSEGLVNKDRGLGKPSLMANRPSLVAMVGDGINDAPALAQADVGIAIGTGTDVAIAASDITLISGDLEGIITAIQLSRATIRNIRQNLLFAFIYNLAGIPIAAGILFPFFGWLLNPVIAGAAMAFSSFSVITNALRLRSFQPKIYF from the coding sequence ATGGAAACTCTCACCTTAAAATTAAGTGGTATGAGTTGTGCAGCTTGCGCCCACAGTGTTGAAGCAGCAATTAGTTCTGTACCTGGGGTATTGCAGTGCAATGTTAACTTTGGTGCAGAAATTGCTACTGTTCGGTATGAAAAGTGGCGAACTAATTTAGAAAAAATTCAAGCTGCTATCAATGATGCTGGATACTCTTCTTACTCTGGCTCGGATGAGGTCATAAATACTGTTGAAGAGGATGCAAAAAGTGCAGCCTATCTGGCAAAGTCACGCAACCTTACACGCAAATTGATATTTGCCAGTATTCACAGCATCCAAATTCTTTTGGGATCGCTACCACATATGATAGGAATGCACTTATCCTTTGTTCCGTCAGTTTTGAGTAATCATTGGGTACAATTACTATTAGCAACTCCCGTACAATTCTGGTGTGGTGCTTTCTTTTATCGTAATGCCTGGAAAGCTTTTAAACATCGGACAGCAACAATGGATACATTAGTTGTTTTAGGGACGAGCGCAGCTTATTTTTATTCACTATTTGTCACTGTTTTTCCTGAATTGTTTACATCTCACGGTTTAATGGCTGATGTGTATTATGAAGCCGCAACAGTTGTTATTACCTTAATTTTATTAGGTCGGCTGTTGGAACATCATGCTAAAAGTCAAACCTACGAATCTATACGTAAATTGATGGGATTGCAACCAAAAACCGCTTGTATTATCCGCGATAGTGTAGAAATTCATATTCCAATTCAAGAAGTGACTGTTGGTGATGTTATCTTAGTACGTCCAGGAGAAAAAATTCCGGTAGATGGAGAAGTGATTGATGGACTTTCTTCTGTGGATGAAGCCATGATTACAGGTGAAAGTATGCCTGTCAAAAAACAACCACCCGATGAAGTTATTGGTGCTACGATTAATAAAACAGGTTTTTTGATGTTCCGAGCAACACGAGTGGGACGCGATACAGTACTGTCCCAAATCGTTAAGCTAGTGCAAGAAGCCCAAGGTTCAAAAGCACCAATTCAGCGCTTGGCAGATCGAGTGACAGGATGGTTTGTACCAGCAGTTATCGCGATCGCGATCGTCACTTTTCTCATCTGGTTTAGTATTGTAGGTAACCTCACCCTTGCCTTGATAACAGCAATCGGGGTACTGATTATAGCTTGTCCCTGCGCTTTAGGTTTAGCAACTCCCACATCAGTTATGGTAGGAACGGGTATAGGTGCAGAACATGGCATTTTAATCAAAGGGGCTGAAAGCTTAGAACTAGCGCACAAAATAGAAACTATTGTGCTAGATAAAACTGGAACTCTCACAGAGGGAAAGCCAACTGTAACCGACTTTTTCACTACTAAAGGTACGCAAGATAACAACGAACTTAAACTCCTGCAAATGGTTGCGGCGGTAGAACAAGATTCGGAACATCCCTTAGCTGAAGCAATAATTAAGTACGCTAAATCTCAAGGTATTGACACGCGAAAGCTCCAGTCTCTACGAGCCAGGAATTTCCAAGCATTTCCAGGGATGGGTATTCAAGGTGGAGTTTCAGGTTGTTTGCTTCAAATAGGAACACAACGTTGGCTAGAAGAACAAGGTATTAATACATACAGATTCCACAAACAAAAAACAATTTTAGAAGCAACAGGTAAAACCTTAGTGTGGATTGCAGTAGATGGATCGATTCAAGGCTTAGTCGGAATCTCAGATGCTTTAAAACCTTCATCAAAAGAAGTTGTCAGAACGCTCCAAAAAATGGGTTTAGAAGTTATCATGCTGACTGGTGACAATCGTGCATCTGCGATCGCAATGGCTCTACAACTAGGTATCAAGCGAGTGTTTGCAGAAGTTCGACCCAATCAAAAAGCTCAAGTCATTCAGTCTTTGCAGAGTGAGGGATTGGTAAATAAAGACAGGGGATTGGGAAAACCATCGCTCATGGCTAATCGCCCATCACTTGTCGCTATGGTAGGCGATGGTATTAATGATGCACCCGCCCTTGCACAAGCCGATGTTGGGATTGCCATAGGAACCGGGACAGATGTTGCGATCGCCGCTAGCGATATCACCCTCATATCTGGCGACTTAGAAGGAATCATTACAGCGATTCAGTTAAGCCGTGCGACTATTCGCAACATTCGCCAAAATTTGCTTTTTGCCTTCATTTACAACCTTGCTGGAATTCCCATTGCTGCTGGAATTCTCTTTCCTTTCTTTGGATGGTTACTAAATCCAGTTATTGCAGGAGCCGCAATGGCTTTTAGCTCATTTTCTGTCATTACTAATGCCTTACGCCTGCGTTCATTTCAACCCAAAATTTATTTTTAG
- a CDS encoding iron uptake porin has protein sequence MNLRHRFPNLSVIGSLSLLGIVTQQHPTRAETEIPENIPFEKIFAVETNLPSKVLPPPRAVIYSREQAQKNKLFTAEAVIPCDFSNTNLLQYCSDKPGFSQHEQLYPLPDCNLLCFNKDSEKRSSTDLEFLKGQEKIPQEPKSKSLAQLMIEKSKVLGRKTTQKTQKPANSSSPYSLRPYKSKNSKRKFSRSDNLTNSLELFSETAATPQSLQSSSEMADSTQNSSSQSSPPYSLAAYDLVDSVKFFSTASPTTNSSQPQEIADSTEVPTQISSKKTFRAPYSLRPYSSSFTEEELSEKTPAVLELVELWEPEDNITFPAYPTTTAQIERHNTILEPKKNSKEQAVSSSAKDLSLELTIEEAPDTSVPPIEQTVRRQIDAVKRKDLDNRQIAEVKITPVSQLENRQRSEVDITPVSQLDDLQPSDWAFQALHSLNDRYGINKANPKGGFRGNRALTRYEFASALQTTIEQINELVAQGSTPVISRDDIALLERLQEEFAAELTRLQGRVDALEVRTSELQANQFSTTTQLTGQVIFGVTGGSFSGDRIVDVTGREITTKQPNTTFVYRAALDFNTSFSGSDLLKIRLDAGSDGADDNAAGFLEPSLGSVLDFAAKPPVEQFGISRLFYTFSPLKNVTLSLGPKIVLSDYIDTNRYANLSFLDFSTQAFVNNYLLFPVQGLGAGAVISWNPGDGPFTARAGYIAAAANEPTSRDSTSFVPGLFPIGYTLYPNGGSTGGLFGDPYQGIAEVEYAPAKNFAVRLQYAFGNILGGQFNVFGANFEFAFSDRVAVFGRYGHASYKDTTFGDINPSYWMLGLAFPDLFVRGAKAGIAVGQPFISRDVGNATQTNFEAFYNYPISNNIQITPVVQVITNPGNQESNGTVFTGTLRTVFSF, from the coding sequence ATGAATTTACGACACCGATTTCCCAATTTATCTGTGATTGGTAGCTTGAGTCTTCTTGGCATAGTTACCCAACAACATCCAACTCGCGCTGAAACAGAAATACCTGAAAATATTCCTTTTGAGAAAATTTTCGCTGTGGAAACGAATTTACCTTCTAAGGTATTACCTCCCCCTAGAGCAGTTATATATTCTCGTGAGCAAGCTCAAAAAAATAAGCTCTTTACAGCAGAAGCCGTCATACCTTGCGATTTTTCAAACACCAACTTATTGCAATACTGCTCGGATAAACCGGGTTTCTCACAGCACGAACAACTCTATCCCTTGCCGGATTGCAACTTATTGTGCTTTAATAAAGACTCTGAAAAACGTTCTTCTACTGATTTAGAGTTTTTAAAAGGCCAGGAAAAAATTCCCCAAGAACCCAAATCTAAAAGTCTGGCACAATTAATGATTGAAAAATCAAAGGTTTTGGGAAGGAAAACCACGCAAAAGACTCAAAAGCCAGCAAATTCTTCATCTCCATATTCTTTACGTCCATATAAAAGCAAGAACTCAAAACGAAAATTTTCACGTTCGGACAATCTTACTAATTCTTTAGAATTATTCTCAGAAACTGCTGCGACTCCCCAGTCTTTACAATCATCATCCGAAATGGCTGATTCTACACAAAACTCTTCATCTCAATCTTCTCCTCCTTACTCTTTAGCTGCATACGATCTTGTTGATTCTGTAAAATTCTTCTCTACAGCTTCTCCAACTACCAACTCGTCACAACCCCAAGAAATTGCTGATTCTACAGAAGTACCTACACAGATATCTTCAAAAAAAACTTTCCGTGCGCCTTATTCTTTACGTCCATACAGCTCTAGTTTTACAGAAGAAGAACTTTCTGAAAAAACACCTGCTGTCTTAGAATTAGTTGAACTTTGGGAACCAGAAGATAATATAACTTTCCCTGCTTATCCTACTACCACAGCCCAAATAGAAAGACATAACACCATCTTAGAGCCAAAAAAAAACTCAAAAGAACAAGCCGTTTCAAGCTCAGCTAAAGATTTATCATTAGAACTGACAATAGAAGAAGCCCCCGATACTAGCGTTCCTCCCATTGAACAAACTGTCCGCAGACAAATAGATGCAGTCAAGCGTAAAGATTTGGATAATCGGCAAATTGCAGAAGTTAAGATAACTCCTGTGAGTCAACTAGAGAATCGGCAAAGATCGGAAGTTGATATCACCCCCGTCAGTCAACTGGACGATCTCCAACCATCTGACTGGGCTTTTCAAGCACTTCATTCTTTAAACGATCGCTATGGGATTAATAAAGCCAATCCAAAGGGTGGATTTCGGGGTAACCGAGCATTGACTCGTTATGAATTTGCTAGCGCACTCCAAACAACAATTGAGCAAATCAACGAGCTCGTAGCACAAGGGAGCACCCCAGTTATTTCCCGTGATGATATAGCTCTCTTAGAACGGCTTCAAGAAGAGTTTGCTGCTGAGTTAACTAGGTTGCAGGGACGTGTAGACGCATTAGAGGTTCGTACTTCTGAACTGCAAGCAAACCAGTTTTCGACAACAACCCAGTTAACAGGTCAAGTCATCTTTGGTGTAACGGGAGGTAGTTTTAGTGGCGATCGCATCGTTGACGTGACCGGTAGAGAGATTACGACAAAACAACCTAATACGACCTTTGTTTATCGAGCCGCCTTAGATTTTAACACGAGTTTTAGTGGTTCCGATTTGTTGAAAATTCGATTGGATGCAGGAAGCGATGGTGCAGATGATAACGCTGCAGGATTTCTTGAACCCAGTCTTGGTAGCGTCTTAGATTTTGCCGCAAAACCTCCAGTAGAACAATTTGGTATTTCCCGCCTCTTTTATACCTTCTCTCCCCTCAAAAACGTAACTCTTTCCCTCGGTCCAAAGATAGTTCTTAGCGACTACATAGACACAAATCGCTACGCCAACCTTAGCTTTTTAGATTTTTCCACTCAAGCATTTGTTAACAACTATCTTCTGTTTCCAGTTCAGGGCTTGGGTGCAGGTGCTGTCATTAGTTGGAACCCAGGCGATGGTCCATTTACAGCACGAGCAGGTTATATAGCGGCTGCTGCTAATGAACCCACTTCAAGAGATTCGACCTCCTTTGTTCCTGGTCTTTTTCCAATAGGGTACACTCTTTACCCTAATGGAGGTAGTACTGGGGGATTGTTTGGCGACCCTTACCAAGGGATAGCTGAAGTAGAATATGCACCTGCTAAAAACTTCGCAGTTCGTCTCCAGTATGCCTTTGGTAATATTTTAGGTGGACAATTTAATGTCTTTGGAGCCAACTTTGAATTCGCTTTTTCAGATCGAGTTGCTGTCTTTGGGCGCTATGGTCACGCTAGTTATAAAGACACAACCTTTGGCGACATCAACCCCAGTTATTGGATGCTGGGTCTAGCTTTTCCTGACCTATTTGTACGTGGGGCTAAAGCAGGGATTGCTGTTGGTCAGCCTTTCATTTCTCGTGATGTTGGCAATGCCACTCAAACTAATTTTGAAGCTTTTTACAACTATCCTATCAGCAACAATATTCAAATTACCCCAGTCGTACAGGTCATTACAAACCCAGGCAATCAGGAAAGCAATGGTACCGTTTTTACAGGTACACTCCGCACAGTGTTTTCTTTCTAA
- a CDS encoding pentapeptide repeat-containing protein — translation MKHNSLKIPLTVAIGSMALVTTPVYAANPAHIEQLLTTKKCIKCDLSQAKLRGADLDYANLQDTNLSGAILSGANLQYANFQNANLSGSDLTQANLSQANLSSANLQKANLSQVNLSSASLQQTNLSQANLLQANLSRAIFWQANLRKANLSKANLWQANLSVVGSLQQANFTGAKLWQANLRQANLREANFTQADLSQADLTSASIQKTKLWYANLSQSVLEGVNLQDADLEETNLQGAKMPNGEIYSSSPAPSIPILHLLLSTFSIFGAAIAFWRLAKS, via the coding sequence ATGAAACACAATTCACTGAAAATTCCTCTAACTGTTGCGATCGGTAGTATGGCTCTAGTAACAACTCCGGTGTATGCTGCCAATCCCGCACATATAGAGCAACTGCTGACAACAAAAAAGTGTATTAAATGCGATTTATCACAAGCTAAGCTGCGAGGAGCCGATCTAGATTATGCCAATCTTCAGGACACTAACTTATCAGGAGCTATTCTATCAGGAGCTAACCTTCAGTATGCCAACTTTCAAAACGCTAACTTGTCAGGCTCTGACCTGACACAAGCTAACTTGTCGCAAGCCAATTTGTCATCTGCAAATCTTCAGAAAGCTAACCTTTCCCAAGTGAACTTGTCATCAGCAAGTCTTCAACAAACAAATCTATCGCAAGCCAATCTTTTGCAAGCTAATTTATCGCGAGCTATCTTTTGGCAAGCAAACCTACGAAAAGCTAACTTATCCAAAGCAAACTTGTGGCAAGCAAACCTGTCAGTTGTAGGTAGCCTTCAACAAGCTAATTTCACAGGAGCTAAGCTATGGCAAGCCAATCTACGACAAGCAAATCTACGGGAAGCGAACTTTACACAAGCCGATCTCTCACAAGCAGATCTAACATCAGCAAGTATTCAGAAAACCAAGCTGTGGTATGCTAACTTGTCGCAATCCGTTCTTGAGGGAGTTAACCTTCAAGACGCAGACCTTGAGGAAACTAACCTTCAGGGAGCAAAAATGCCCAATGGTGAAATTTATTCTTCTTCACCTGCTCCCAGTATACCTATTCTTCATCTTCTTCTCAGCACTTTTAGCATTTTTGGGGCGGCGATCGCATTTTGGCGGTTGGCAAAAAGTTAA